One genomic segment of Candidatus Zixiibacteriota bacterium includes these proteins:
- a CDS encoding efflux RND transporter periplasmic adaptor subunit, with amino-acid sequence MVKKIILIAFAVIVVGAVLFFAIDGSAKKTNDFKTVKVEKGAIIDKALAVGKIEPEREISVKSKISGIVKKIYVDIGDLVKIGDPIIDVAPDPTPIEFAEAKRQVEIYEVAFDNSKREFDRVQSLRDKQLISNQEYESKKAGYDEADLRLKLAREKLSLIQSGQTQIADIKVDNTIRSPINGTVLAKLVEEGDPVVPLTSYQAGTDLMSLAYLEDLIFKGTVDEIDVGKLRVNLPVEIKIGAIPGDTIKGILDKISPKAHKEEGSTLFDIEIKLTEVGKSFLRAGYSANANIIINKKEDILLVPERLLKISDTSSTVEVQDSAGIISPRNVKTGLSDGINIEIVEGLAEGELLVERPPKEIK; translated from the coding sequence ATGGTAAAAAAAATTATCCTCATTGCCTTCGCCGTTATTGTCGTGGGGGCCGTTCTGTTTTTCGCCATTGACGGCTCCGCCAAGAAAACAAATGATTTCAAAACGGTTAAAGTGGAAAAGGGCGCCATTATCGACAAAGCTTTGGCGGTCGGAAAAATCGAACCGGAAAGAGAAATATCGGTTAAGTCGAAAATTTCCGGAATTGTCAAAAAGATCTATGTCGATATCGGCGACTTGGTCAAAATAGGCGATCCTATAATTGATGTCGCTCCTGACCCCACCCCGATCGAATTCGCCGAGGCCAAACGTCAGGTGGAAATCTACGAAGTGGCTTTCGACAATTCCAAGCGCGAATTCGACCGCGTGCAGTCTCTCCGCGACAAGCAATTAATCTCCAATCAGGAATATGAATCAAAGAAAGCCGGTTATGATGAAGCTGACTTACGCCTCAAGCTGGCCCGCGAAAAGCTCTCGTTGATTCAATCGGGACAGACACAGATTGCCGATATCAAGGTCGATAATACTATCCGCTCGCCTATCAATGGCACGGTGCTGGCCAAGCTGGTCGAGGAGGGGGACCCGGTAGTGCCGCTGACCTCTTATCAGGCCGGAACCGACTTGATGTCGCTGGCTTATCTGGAAGACCTGATTTTTAAAGGAACGGTTGACGAGATCGATGTCGGGAAATTGCGGGTCAACCTCCCGGTGGAAATCAAAATAGGAGCCATCCCGGGCGACACGATCAAGGGAATCCTCGACAAAATTTCGCCCAAGGCGCATAAAGAAGAGGGTTCCACCCTTTTTGATATTGAAATAAAGCTGACCGAAGTCGGCAAATCCTTCCTTCGAGCCGGTTACAGTGCCAACGCCAATATTATTATCAATAAAAAAGAGGATATCCTCCTGGTTCCGGAAAGGCTGCTGAAAATCAGCGACACTTCCTCAACCGTAGAGGTGCAGGATTCTGCCGGAATTATTAGTCCCAGAAATGTCAAGACCGGCCTCTCGGATGGAATCAACATTGAGATTGTCGAGGGGTTGGCGGAAGGGGAATTGCTGGTGGAACGTCCTCCCAAGGAAATAAAGTAG
- a CDS encoding DUF4430 domain-containing protein, with the protein MRHRYNIFMSMLLLIPIIICCAGKSGPREKSGADTTASPDSLIISLKGQTGKSVFEITRANHKVDYLDSPAGVFVKAIDSLESGYYYGWIYSVNDTVGQIASDRFVTRGGDIIKWHFRKF; encoded by the coding sequence TTGAGACATCGTTATAATATTTTCATGTCGATGCTTCTGCTAATTCCGATCATTATATGTTGTGCCGGGAAATCAGGTCCCCGGGAAAAAAGCGGGGCCGATACAACTGCCTCGCCCGATAGCCTGATCATCTCTCTCAAAGGGCAAACCGGCAAGTCGGTTTTCGAAATAACGAGAGCCAATCATAAAGTCGACTACCTGGATAGCCCGGCCGGAGTCTTTGTGAAAGCCATTGATTCCCTTGAATCGGGATATTATTACGGCTGGATATATTCTGTTAACGACACCGTTGGCCAGATCGCCTCAGACCGCTTTGTCACCAGAGGCGGCGATATAATCAAATGGCATTTCCGGAAATTCTAA
- a CDS encoding KpsF/GutQ family sugar-phosphate isomerase, with product MILENGRKVIRKEAEAIAELAQRLDENFVSAVQLILECKGRVIITGMGKSGLVGKKVAATFASTGIAAFFLHPAEGVHGDLGLVRSDDIMIAITKSGATEELYQILPAVKRLGVKIILMTGQVDSPLSAKCDIVLDCSVRSEACPNNLVPTSSATAAMVMGDALAIALLEERDFSPEDFAFLHPGGSIGRRLLMTVEELMHTNSEIPIVHPETIVRDTILEITGKRLGTALVVDNNNMLLGIFTDGDLRRLAEKDDNFFIRKTGDVMSRNPKTIGPHAILDEALAVMERFSIMVLPVVDQNHQPVGIIHLHDILKSKLV from the coding sequence ATGATTTTGGAAAATGGACGGAAAGTAATTAGGAAAGAGGCCGAGGCGATTGCCGAACTGGCCCAAAGGCTGGATGAGAATTTTGTCAGTGCGGTTCAACTGATATTGGAATGTAAGGGGAGAGTCATTATCACCGGCATGGGGAAATCTGGTCTGGTCGGTAAAAAAGTTGCCGCCACTTTTGCTTCCACCGGTATTGCCGCCTTCTTCCTGCATCCCGCCGAGGGTGTCCACGGCGATCTCGGCCTGGTTCGTTCCGACGATATAATGATTGCCATCACCAAATCGGGTGCAACTGAAGAGCTTTATCAAATTCTTCCCGCTGTCAAAAGGCTGGGGGTGAAAATAATCCTCATGACCGGACAGGTCGATTCGCCTCTGTCGGCCAAGTGTGACATTGTGCTGGACTGCTCGGTCAGATCCGAGGCCTGCCCCAATAATCTGGTGCCGACCTCCTCGGCGACTGCGGCGATGGTAATGGGTGATGCTCTGGCCATTGCCCTTCTGGAAGAACGTGATTTTTCTCCCGAGGATTTTGCCTTTCTGCACCCCGGCGGGTCGATCGGACGGCGTCTATTGATGACAGTCGAGGAACTGATGCACACCAACTCGGAGATCCCCATTGTCCACCCGGAGACGATTGTTCGCGATACGATTCTGGAGATTACCGGGAAACGGCTCGGCACGGCTCTGGTCGTGGATAATAACAATATGCTTCTGGGGATTTTCACCGATGGCGACCTCCGCCGGCTGGCCGAAAAGGATGACAATTTCTTTATTCGTAAGACCGGTGATGTTATGTCCAGAAATCCGAAAACCATCGGCCCGCATGCCATTCTCGATGAAGCGCTGGCGGTGATGGAAAGATTCTCTATTATGGTTCTTCCGGTTGTCGATCAGAATCATCAGCCGGTCGGCATTATCCATCTGCATGATATTCTCAAATCCAAGCTGGTATAG
- a CDS encoding ABC transporter permease — translation MIPLLSVKQFLRDMRNQKLRTFMTMGGVLWGTLAIVLLFGFGKGIHKQQMKSQRGLGENIAIVWPNITSKPWQGLPRGRNINFTEEDVALMKSRIGSINYISPEYSKWGVRLKYGRNEVIQNIIGVWPEFGEMRNLIPDSGGRFINAYDIGLKRRVIFIGDELKKQLFGTDEAIGKYILVNNVPFQVIGVLKPKKQDSSYSGRDNNKGVIPSSTFQGMYSRRYLNDFVVQHKETSSMQSVKDEIYTLLGNKYRFDPSDKEALSIWDTTEGMKFLSTFFWAFRIFLIGIGVATLITGGIGVSNIMNVVLEERTKEIGIKMALGAKKAMIKLQFVFETLLLTTVGGLAGYLIGIGIIKIVPLFKFDDFIGIPEVDVLGTAVAVGVLGIIGLISGYFPARRAANLQPVQALKLY, via the coding sequence ATGATTCCTCTTCTTTCGGTAAAGCAATTCCTGCGCGACATGCGCAATCAGAAGCTTCGCACCTTTATGACCATGGGCGGAGTTCTATGGGGCACACTGGCGATAGTCCTTCTTTTCGGCTTCGGGAAAGGGATCCACAAACAACAAATGAAGTCCCAGCGCGGCCTGGGTGAAAATATCGCCATCGTCTGGCCCAACATCACCTCAAAGCCATGGCAGGGCCTGCCCCGGGGCCGGAACATCAATTTCACCGAAGAGGATGTTGCCCTGATGAAATCCCGCATCGGCAGCATCAATTATATTTCGCCGGAATATTCCAAGTGGGGCGTACGGCTTAAGTACGGTCGGAACGAAGTGATTCAGAATATAATCGGCGTGTGGCCGGAATTCGGTGAGATGCGCAACCTGATTCCCGATAGCGGCGGAAGATTTATCAACGCATATGATATCGGCTTGAAGCGAAGAGTAATTTTCATCGGTGATGAACTGAAAAAACAACTCTTTGGAACCGATGAGGCTATCGGGAAATATATTCTCGTCAACAATGTTCCTTTTCAGGTCATCGGCGTCCTCAAACCAAAAAAGCAGGACAGTTCCTACAGCGGCCGCGATAATAACAAAGGGGTTATTCCCTCCAGCACTTTCCAGGGGATGTACTCACGGCGGTATCTGAACGACTTTGTGGTGCAGCATAAAGAAACCAGCTCCATGCAAAGCGTGAAGGATGAAATATACACTCTGCTGGGAAATAAGTACCGCTTTGACCCTTCCGATAAGGAAGCACTGTCGATTTGGGACACGACCGAAGGGATGAAGTTCCTGAGCACTTTCTTCTGGGCTTTCAGAATTTTTCTGATCGGCATCGGCGTGGCGACTCTCATTACCGGCGGCATCGGGGTTTCCAATATCATGAATGTGGTACTGGAGGAGAGGACCAAGGAAATCGGGATCAAGATGGCGTTGGGGGCGAAAAAAGCGATGATAAAGCTGCAATTTGTTTTCGAGACGCTGCTCCTGACCACGGTCGGCGGGCTGGCCGGATATTTAATCGGTATCGGGATAATAAAGATAGTTCCACTTTTCAAGTTTGATGACTTCATAGGTATCCCCGAAGTTGATGTACTGGGGACGGCGGTAGCGGTGGGTGTGCTGGGCATAATCGGCCTGATCTCCGGATATTTCCCGGCCCGGCGGGCGGCCAATCTTCAACCGGTGCAGGCCCTGAAACTGTATTGA
- a CDS encoding HAD hydrolase family protein translates to MALKKYLTFDQLAGRIKNIKLLALDVDGVLTDDSIFFGPDGFELKKFNISDGFFIVLALRSGLEIAVVSGRPSAATTTRMKDLGVKYVLQEMKDKRKQIIPLLEKLGIDLSQVAFVGNEILDIGLAREVGLAIAVADAAEELKREVDYVTSAKGGYGAVREIIRAYFQGNNLDPAAYLI, encoded by the coding sequence ATGGCACTAAAGAAATATCTGACCTTTGACCAGTTGGCCGGGAGGATAAAAAATATAAAACTCCTTGCTCTTGATGTTGACGGTGTTCTGACCGATGACAGTATCTTTTTCGGCCCCGATGGATTTGAGTTGAAAAAATTCAATATATCCGATGGCTTCTTCATAGTCCTGGCGCTTCGGTCGGGATTGGAAATTGCGGTGGTTTCCGGACGTCCGTCGGCTGCAACCACTACCCGCATGAAAGACCTTGGCGTGAAATATGTTCTTCAGGAAATGAAAGACAAGCGGAAACAGATTATCCCGTTGCTGGAAAAACTGGGAATAGACCTTTCGCAGGTAGCCTTTGTCGGTAATGAGATTCTGGATATCGGGCTGGCGCGCGAGGTCGGCTTGGCTATCGCGGTGGCCGATGCGGCCGAGGAATTGAAAAGGGAAGTGGATTACGTTACTTCCGCCAAAGGCGGCTACGGGGCGGTTCGCGAAATTATCCGGGCCTATTTTCAGGGAAATAATCTTGACCCGGCCGCCTATTTGATTTAG
- a CDS encoding DUF1028 domain-containing protein — translation MRLIKESLLHKAPIICLLLLLPTAALATFSIVAVDTETGAVGGAGASCIANSRIINDLIEGIGAIHTQAYYLVQNQNNAHNRMLQGLTPDSIIGWLAANDVEGDPGYRQYGVVTLAGSGASAGYTGTINSPWAGHLTGIGYSIQGNILLDGWILDSMQAAFLRTTGPLEDKLMAALMAANTPGADTRCWSCDKPAISSFIKVVHIGDGATPYLWEYVDNTLCSKNPLDSLLVRFNAWKALRYADPNISTVTVDKTILASGGQDSIRITVTPLNNQGQPPVMGAAVAIAHSGGGILTPVVDNGDGTFLAFMKAPATAGSDSIKVTVTAGGQETLLTQKPVLQYYLCGDVDGDGKASIRDITFLINFLYKGGPAPDPLARGDLNNDGKRNIQDITYMIAFLYKGGPPPICP, via the coding sequence ATGAGACTTATTAAAGAGAGCTTATTGCATAAGGCACCGATTATTTGCCTTTTGTTGCTTTTGCCCACGGCGGCCCTGGCCACATTTTCCATTGTGGCGGTTGACACCGAAACCGGCGCCGTCGGCGGGGCCGGTGCCTCCTGCATCGCCAACTCAAGAATTATCAACGATCTTATTGAGGGGATCGGTGCGATCCACACGCAGGCGTACTATCTGGTGCAAAATCAGAATAATGCTCATAATCGTATGCTGCAGGGACTGACACCGGATTCGATTATCGGCTGGCTGGCGGCAAATGATGTCGAGGGTGATCCGGGGTACCGCCAATATGGAGTGGTCACCCTGGCCGGGTCGGGAGCTTCGGCGGGGTACACGGGAACTATCAACTCACCATGGGCCGGACATCTGACCGGAATAGGATACTCCATTCAGGGGAATATCCTTCTCGATGGCTGGATACTTGATTCGATGCAGGCGGCATTCCTCCGGACAACCGGGCCGCTCGAAGATAAATTAATGGCGGCATTGATGGCGGCCAATACGCCCGGCGCCGACACTCGCTGCTGGTCGTGCGACAAACCGGCTATTTCCTCTTTTATCAAAGTGGTGCATATCGGCGACGGCGCGACACCATACCTCTGGGAATATGTCGACAATACACTCTGCTCCAAGAATCCCCTTGATTCGCTTTTGGTGCGATTCAATGCCTGGAAAGCACTGCGTTATGCCGATCCGAATATCTCGACCGTGACGGTCGATAAGACAATTCTTGCGAGCGGCGGGCAGGATTCGATACGTATCACCGTGACACCGCTCAACAACCAGGGGCAGCCGCCGGTGATGGGCGCCGCAGTGGCGATAGCCCACAGCGGAGGTGGAATCCTAACCCCGGTGGTCGATAATGGCGATGGGACGTTCTTGGCTTTCATGAAAGCCCCGGCGACAGCAGGCAGCGATTCGATAAAAGTGACGGTTACAGCCGGCGGGCAGGAGACGCTTCTCACCCAGAAACCGGTGCTGCAATATTATCTCTGCGGCGATGTTGATGGGGACGGGAAAGCGAGTATCCGCGACATAACGTTTCTTATCAATTTCCTCTACAAAGGCGGGCCGGCGCCCGATCCCCTCGCGCGCGGGGATCTCAATAATGACGGCAAAA
- the lptC gene encoding LPS export ABC transporter periplasmic protein LptC, whose product MSRLEILYTILVFVLAAVLINCGSKNEIKAPASGPDSTSAHKIRPDQQLRNARIFLYNKATRTTDIRADYIEKYDKFDSTLAWNLKVDFFDSAGNEISNLTADSGLVRERTNSMVANGHVIVVSADSSRLETEQLLWNARDNKIETDKFVRIIQKGDTTTGYGLEADQKLTRIKIKKQVSGALKSTEGVEP is encoded by the coding sequence ATGAGCCGACTTGAGATTCTATATACAATTTTGGTCTTCGTTCTGGCTGCCGTGCTTATAAACTGCGGCAGCAAGAATGAAATCAAGGCGCCTGCTTCGGGACCTGACAGCACCTCCGCCCATAAGATTCGCCCCGACCAGCAACTGCGCAATGCCCGCATCTTCCTTTACAACAAGGCCACCCGCACCACCGATATCCGAGCCGATTATATTGAGAAATATGACAAGTTCGATTCGACCCTGGCCTGGAATCTGAAAGTCGATTTCTTTGATTCCGCCGGCAATGAGATTTCCAACCTCACGGCCGACAGCGGACTGGTGCGGGAACGGACTAATTCAATGGTGGCCAACGGTCATGTGATCGTTGTTAGTGCGGATAGCTCCCGCCTGGAAACCGAGCAACTTCTCTGGAACGCCCGCGATAACAAGATCGAGACCGATAAATTCGTCCGGATAATTCAGAAGGGGGATACGACTACCGGTTATGGTCTTGAGGCGGATCAGAAATTGACTCGAATAAAAATCAAGAAGCAGGTCAGCGGGGCGCTTAAGAGCACCGAAGGAGTCGAGCCGTAA
- the kdsA gene encoding 3-deoxy-8-phosphooctulonate synthase, whose product MSKRNNVDSIIDGKSLFLIAGPCVIESEELCFRVAHKLKELSEKYDIPLIFKSSYAKANRLSGDSFAGRGIDFGLTVLQKVGKEFGLPLLTDVHETPEINLAAQVADILQIPAFLSRQTELVRQAAATGKWINIKKGQFLAPEDMDKIAAKAQSGKVMLTERGSSFGYHNLVVDFRSLLIMRKFGYPVIFDATHSLQLPGGGGKISSGQPEFIIPFARAAVAIGVDGLFVETHPEPAKALSDSATMLPLASMEMLVSEVWKIRQLQEMTGDKL is encoded by the coding sequence ATGTCCAAAAGAAATAATGTGGATAGCATAATCGATGGGAAATCCCTTTTCCTGATTGCCGGCCCCTGCGTTATCGAGTCGGAAGAGCTCTGCTTCCGGGTGGCGCATAAGCTAAAAGAGCTTTCGGAAAAGTATGATATTCCTTTGATATTCAAGTCATCGTATGCCAAGGCGAATCGTCTCTCGGGCGATTCTTTTGCCGGGCGGGGGATTGATTTTGGTCTGACCGTTCTTCAAAAGGTGGGGAAGGAGTTCGGCCTGCCGCTTTTGACCGATGTTCACGAAACGCCCGAAATAAATCTGGCCGCACAGGTGGCTGATATCCTGCAGATTCCGGCGTTTCTATCGCGCCAGACGGAGCTGGTGCGGCAGGCGGCCGCCACCGGCAAATGGATCAATATCAAAAAGGGCCAGTTCCTTGCCCCGGAGGATATGGATAAAATTGCCGCCAAAGCTCAGTCGGGAAAAGTGATGCTGACCGAAAGAGGCTCCTCATTCGGCTATCATAATCTGGTAGTCGATTTTCGCTCGCTTCTCATCATGCGGAAATTCGGCTATCCGGTTATTTTTGATGCCACCCATTCCCTGCAGCTTCCCGGCGGCGGCGGAAAGATCTCCTCCGGCCAGCCGGAATTCATCATTCCCTTTGCCCGGGCGGCGGTGGCCATCGGGGTCGATGGTCTCTTTGTCGAAACGCATCCGGAGCCGGCCAAGGCGTTGAGCGATTCGGCTACCATGCTTCCTCTGGCCAGCATGGAGATGCTCGTGTCCGAGGTCTGGAAAATCAGGCAACTTCAGGAAATGACCGGAGATAAATTATAA